Proteins encoded in a region of the Salmo trutta chromosome 34, fSalTru1.1, whole genome shotgun sequence genome:
- the LOC115173506 gene encoding inhibitor of growth protein 4, which produces MAAGMYLEHYLDSIENLPFELQRNFTLMRDLDTRTEDLKGQINSLACEYTSNAHTLSSEQGESTDYDSTSSKGNKSELRGPKEKKVARTRLKAKSDDDCSPKSGQKKVKLTQTPEFTAPTVNFGNVHPSDVLDMPVDPNEPTYCLCHQVSYGEMIGCHNTDCSIEWFHFACVGLTTKPRGKWYCPRCTQERKRK; this is translated from the exons ATGGCGGCGGGAATGTATTTGGAACACTACCTTGACA GTATAGAAAACCTGCCATTTGAGCTACAGAGGAATTTCACTCTGATGAGAGACCTGGACACACGGACCGAGG atcTGAAAGGGCAGATAAACTCTTTGGCTTGTGAGTACACGTCAAATGCACACACCCTCTCCTCGGAGCAGGGAGAGAGCACCGACTATGACTCGACCTCCAGCAAGGGAAACAAGA GTGAGCTCAGGGGGCCAAAAGAGAAGAAGGTGGCTCGCACGAGGTTGAAGGCGAAGTCAGACGACGACTGCAGTCCCAAGAGCGGGCAGAAGAAAGTCAAACTAACACAAAC GCCTGAGTTCACAGCCCCTACAGTGAACTTTGGGAACGTCCACCCCTCGGACGTGCTGGACATGCCCGTGGACCCCAACGAGCCCACCTACTGCCTGTGTCACCAAGTGTCTTATGGAGAGATGATCGGCTGTCACAACACAGAC TGCTCCATTGAGTGGTTCCACTTTGCCTGCGTGGGGCTGACGACAAAACCCAGAGGAAAATG GTACTGTCCAAGGTGTACtcaggagaggaagagaaaatgA